A single Plasmodium knowlesi strain H genome assembly, chromosome: 13 DNA region contains:
- a CDS encoding U6 snRNA-associated Sm-like protein LSm8, putative yields MASINIESYLENEILVITNDSRIFTGKLKGFDQTTNIILGNCYERIYKESLEKISLGLYIIRGDTVTLIGEIDEDVDKNILHHKIKPETLKPIVH; encoded by the exons ATGGCGTCTATAAACATCGAATCGTATTTAGAAA ATGAAATATTAGTCATAACGAATGATAGTCGAATTTTTACGGGCAAATTGAAGGGCTTCGACCAAACGACCAACATCATCCTTGGCAATTGCTACGAGAGGATTTATAAAGAATCCCTTGAGAAAATAAGCTTGGGCCTCTACATCATACGAGGAGACACCGT AACTTTAATTGGCGAGATTGACGAAGATGTCGATAAGAATATTCTGCACCACAAGATAAAACCAGAAACATTGAAGCCG ATTGTACATTAG
- a CDS encoding prolyl 4-hydroxylase subunit alpha, putative translates to MDATVSGKNPEGTQSNHHDKDAKKCVNKYSKKCAEQRDEKHDAVKESATTTLEEKKDLKYQKNQFGIRLYDNDLKYSDDIQTIIKKVINEKNIHFFKKYSSFLLYLSNEVEYIDIDDRSKLHKKEANDENTKVFFKIQLTPHNMSIIYNILDRKMIEKILSLCENKYKKSKTSIGYATDKQENYKITNSSNRTSSTVFLYTIRDRSMIEQNQVDSESSIVYTKDESIMDLENTICNLVKIPLCYLEPLAIVKYEKNNYFNVHHDGTFRRATLLIYLNDVDQDGETIFPHYNLSIKPIQGSGIFWYNNIPVEDDYAITYCVNRINEVNEKERLKTFQNLEPNVNSSTSSLTQPTATVQSSPTEDNHSANFSSSKCIPPNSTTTNMNSTNLNTTNVNTTNVNTTNVNTTNLNTTNLNTTNLSTNGDDLSSTYKNPINKTVDLINFLKDKSNLEKFSIDIINDELGNMYIADMTMLHKANKVSDEYKYVINCFFNINIVRNV, encoded by the coding sequence ATGGATGCAACAGTAAGCGGCAAGAATCCCGAGGGCACGCAGAGCAATCACCATGACAAGGACGCGAAGAAGTGCGTGAATAAGTATTCCAAGAAATGCGCAGAACAAAGGGATGAAAAACACGACGCTGTGAAGGAGAGTGCCACCACCACactggaagagaaaaaggactTGAAATATCAAAAGAACCAATTCGGAATCAGATTGTACGATAACGACCTAAAGTACAGTGATGACATTCAGacgataataaaaaaggttaTTAACGAAAAgaatatccattttttcaaaaagtactcttccttcctcctttacctaAGCAACGAGGTGGAGTACATAGACATCGATGATCGGAGTAAGCTACACAAGAAGGAAGCCAATGATGAAAACACCAAggtgttttttaaaattcagcTCACTCCACATAATATGAGCATTATTTATAATATACTGGACAGAAAaatgatagaaaaaatattatccttatgtgaaaataaatacaaaaaaagcaaaacctCCATCGGATATGCAACAGATAAAcaggaaaattacaaaattacAAATTCTTCCAACAGAACAAGCTCTACAGTATTTCTATATACAATTAGAGATCGATCCATGATAGAGCAAAATCAAGTAGATAGCGAAAGCTCTATCGTCTACACAAAGGATGAAAGTATTATGGACTTAGAAAATACCATATGCAATTTAGTTAAAATACCATTATGCTATCTGGAACCCCTAGCCATTGTAAAatatgagaaaaataattacttCAATGTACACCATGATGGAACCTTTAGAAGAGCTACTCTTCTAATATACCTAAACGACGTAGACCAAGATGGGGAAACCATTTTCCCTCATTATAATTTATCCATCAAACCTATTCAAGGGTCTGGTATTTTTTGGTACAATAACATTCCCGTGGAAGATGATTATGCCATTACGTATTGTGTAAACCGGATAAACGAAGTTAATGAGAAAGAAAGATTGAAaacttttcaaaatttggaACCCAATGTGAACTCCTCCACTTCGTCACTGACACAACCCACGGCGACTGTACAATCCTCCCCTACAGAAGACAACCACAGTGCCAATTTTTCCTCATCTAAATGTATACCCCCCAATTCCACCACCACGAATATGAACAGCACAAATTTGAACACAacaaatgtgaacacaacaaatgtgaacacaacaaatgtgaacacaaCAAATTTGAACACCACAAATCTGAACACAACAAATTTGAGCACAAACGGAGATGACCTCTCCAGTACCTACAAAAATCCCATCAACAAAACGGTGGAcctaattaattttttgaagGATAAGTCGAATTTAGAAAAGTTCTCCATCGATATAATTAATGATGAATTGGGAAACATGTACATCGCTGATATGACTATGTTGCACAAGGCCAACAAAGTTTCGGATGAATACAAATATGTaataaattgttttttcaaTATTAATATAGTTAGGAATGTATGA